In Anopheles gambiae chromosome 2, idAnoGambNW_F1_1, whole genome shotgun sequence, a single window of DNA contains:
- the LOC1275781 gene encoding odorant receptor 82a, which yields MWYLRYCGVFREKSALGGIRLSVCLGVLVVFMVLQSIYIFQHVHHFAMICDAIPTLVVCMVAISKFYIFVFHPAALFALIDSFKALQRRASREDLLLFRRSGAFHAKLTKIYMTSALIVGWFYILSAIVSGISRSLAEGRVHFVAPMAVDWFCFFFFPFLFKTSFPHNYQHPLMFALTFLFNCDSIHMSIFISGSVDTCFSELATSVTIHFQLIQRQFQAVDFAARTAEDELEVVVAYHKDVLQLCLAMTNLFQYTVFYLLLLDSVLLCVIGYQFVIFMNTPRVLMLASMAFVMVLQAVIYCYHGSMMYDESLKVADAIYQSNWYEAPPAVQKRLRLCIMRAQKPIVTKGGFIKATLPTLKKILNSTGSYITMLLSLETEQ from the exons ATGTGGTATTTGCGCTACTGTGGAGTGTTTCGCGAGAAAAGCGCGCTCGGTGGAATCCGGCTGAGCGTCTGTCTCGGTGTCCTGGTCGTGTTTATGGTGCTGCAGTCGATCTACATATTCCAGCACGTGCACCACTTCGCCATGATCTGCGATGCCATACCGACGCTGGTCGTCTGCATGGTGGCTATTTCCAAGTTCTACATCTTCGTTTTCCACCCGGCCGCCCTGTTCGCGCTGATTGATTCGTTCAAAGCGCTGCAGCGGCGGGCTAGCAGGGAGGACTTGCTGCTGTTTCGGCGCAGCGGAGCGTTTCATGCGAAGCTGACGAAAATCTACATGACATCGGCACTGATTGTGGGTTGGTTCTACATACTAAGTGCCATCGTCTCAGGAATCTCGCGGTCGTTGGCGGAAGGACGGGTCCATTTTGTAGCACCGATGGC tgtggattggttttgttttttcttctttcccttccttttCAAAACTAGCTTTCCCCACAACTATCAGCATCCGCTCATGTTTGCGTTAACGTTCCTGTTCAACTGTGACTCCATACACATGAGCATCTTCATTAGCGGAAGTGTCGATACGTGCTTTTCCGAGCTGGCGACGAGCGTTACGATCCACTTTCAGCTCATCCAACGCCAGTTCCAGGCAGTTGACTTTGCGGCTCGTACCGCCGAAGACGAACTGGAGGTCGTCGTGGCGTACCATAAGGATGTGCTGCAGTTGTGCCTGGCCATGACGAACCTCTTCCAGTACACCGTGTTCTACCTATTGCTGCTAGACTCGGTGCTGCTCTGCGTGATTGGCTATCAATTTGTGATATTCATGAACACGCCGCGTGTCCTTATGCTGGCGTCGATGGCGTTCGTTATGGTTTTACAAGCGGTCATATATTGTTACCACGGTTCCATGATGTACGATGAG AGCTTGAAGGTGGCGGACGCGATTTACCAGAGCAATTGGTACGAGGCTCCACCGGCGGTACAGAAGCGGCTGCGATTATGTATCATGCGAGCCCAGAAGCCTATCGTCACCAAAGGTGGCTTCATAAAGGCCACCCTGCCCACACTGAAGAAG ATTTTAAACTCAACGGGATCATACATCACTATGCTGCTCTCCTTAGAGAcggagcagtag
- the LOC5667334 gene encoding uncharacterized protein LOC5667334 isoform X1, translating to MTTLCSPWNQGQRDEYPSRALANFLYSSNFSAKEMDDILVEECNNRNTVYVLNSSYRYGNMDMIELFGTPAGRALTVNNKTAAELRHGRRTTSGSNSTTGSSAADPHLCPSTIGGLLAGSLHSTNISSIRISENDDTSTAGQHRFIESSEFIRFASSKGSVSPPASIAFRNKCSSKSVDGSSKNGPTHHLDQPPRRNNLKMAKFWKLFDEDRLRKANSTERIGDKLRQSGWVFRSVLSCSRWAAAAPTLDQADTVDQSANDLYSEAAQLLGIKCTLTDSCRCIDCQSQYFDCDDDADAYSEYSDRSYDMEDNLFTNRSYYNDLSTVSGVPETDTTFASTGGTPAISDRSKRNQPAHNRLWDGPDDTVRQEDVNGNECQHYLHSTHNPSSLNLSLDEGQLPANDRSQLPIDTSEIEHTGQESLAVQEAPGEDCATGIKVA from the exons ATGACTACGCTTTGCAGCCCTTGGAACCAAGGTCAGCGGGACGAGTATCCTTCAAGGGCGTTGGCGAACTTTCTGTACTCGTCGAACTTTAGCGCAAAAG AGATGGATGATATACTGGTTGAGGAATGCAATAATAGGAACACCGTCTATGTGCTGAATTCCAGCTACCGATATGGG AACATGGACATGATAGAGCTGTTCGGTACACCGGCGGGCCGAGCACTAACGGTGAATAATAAAACTGCAGCGGAATTGCGACACGGCCGCCGGACCACAAGCGGAAGCAACAGTACCACCGGCAGCAGTGCGGCAGATCCCCATCTGTGTCCGAGCACGATCGGCGGTCTGCTGGCCGGTAGCCTCCACTCGAccaacatcagcagcatcaggaTCAGCGAAAACGATGACACCAGCACTGCCGGCCAGCATCGCTTCATCGAATCGAGCGAATTCATTAGATTTGCATCCAGCAAGGGATCCGTCTCGCCACCCGCCTCCATCGCCTTTCGTAACAAATGTAGCAGTAAAAGCGTCGATGGCAGCAGTAAAAATGGCCCCACCCACCACCTCGACCAACCGCCCAGGCGGAACAATTTGAAAATGGCCAAATTTTGGAAGCTCTTCGACGAGGACCGGTTACGGAAGGCTAACAGCACGGAACGAATAGGCGATAAGCTTCGGCAAAG TGGATGGGTTTTTCGGTCTGTTCTGTCTTGCAGCAGATGGGCTGCTGCAGCACCAACGCTCGACCAGGCGGATACGGTTGACCAATCTGCAAATGATTTGTACAGCGAGGCGGCCCAGCTGCTAGGTATAAAGTGTACGCTGACCGACAGCTGCCGATGCATAGACTGTCAG AGTCAGTACTTCGACTGCGATGACGATGCGGACGCATACTCGGAATATTCCGATAGGTCGTACGACATGGAGGACAATTTGTTCACGAATCGATCATATTATAATGATCTCTCGACGGTGTCAGGGGTGCCAGAAACAGATACCACCTTCGCTAGCACCGGTGGTACACCCGCAATCAGTGACCGTTCGAAACGGAACCAGCCCGCACACAACCGTCTCTGGGACGGACCGGACGACACCGTGCGGCAGGAGGATGTCAATGGTAATGAATGCCAGCATTATTTGCATAGCACCCACAATCCGTCTTCATTGAATTTATCATTGGATGAGGGACAGCTACCGGCAAACGACCGCTCTCAATTGCCAATTGATACGTCCGAAATCGAGCATACCGGACAGGAAAGCCTAGCGGTGCAGGAAGCGCCCGGTGAGGACTGCGCTACCGGCATAAAGGTTGCATGA
- the LOC5667334 gene encoding uncharacterized protein LOC5667334 isoform X3, which translates to MTTLCSPWNQGQRDEYPSRALANFLYSSNFSAKEMDDILVEECNNRNTVYVLNSSYRYGNMDMIELFGTPAGRALTVNNKTAAELRHGRRTTSGSNSTTGSSAADPHLCPSTIGGLLAGSLHSTNISSIRISENDDTSTAGQHRFIESSEFIRFASSKGSVSPPASIAFRNKCSSKSVDGSSKNGPTHHLDQPPRRNNLKMAKFWKLFDEDRLRKANSTERIGDKLRQRWAAAAPTLDQADTVDQSANDLYSEAAQLLGIKCTLTDSCRCIDCQSQYFDCDDDADAYSEYSDRSYDMEDNLFTNRSYYNDLSTVSGVPETDTTFASTGGTPAISDRSKRNQPAHNRLWDGPDDTVRQEDVNGNECQHYLHSTHNPSSLNLSLDEGQLPANDRSQLPIDTSEIEHTGQESLAVQEAPGEDCATGIKVA; encoded by the exons ATGACTACGCTTTGCAGCCCTTGGAACCAAGGTCAGCGGGACGAGTATCCTTCAAGGGCGTTGGCGAACTTTCTGTACTCGTCGAACTTTAGCGCAAAAG AGATGGATGATATACTGGTTGAGGAATGCAATAATAGGAACACCGTCTATGTGCTGAATTCCAGCTACCGATATGGG AACATGGACATGATAGAGCTGTTCGGTACACCGGCGGGCCGAGCACTAACGGTGAATAATAAAACTGCAGCGGAATTGCGACACGGCCGCCGGACCACAAGCGGAAGCAACAGTACCACCGGCAGCAGTGCGGCAGATCCCCATCTGTGTCCGAGCACGATCGGCGGTCTGCTGGCCGGTAGCCTCCACTCGAccaacatcagcagcatcaggaTCAGCGAAAACGATGACACCAGCACTGCCGGCCAGCATCGCTTCATCGAATCGAGCGAATTCATTAGATTTGCATCCAGCAAGGGATCCGTCTCGCCACCCGCCTCCATCGCCTTTCGTAACAAATGTAGCAGTAAAAGCGTCGATGGCAGCAGTAAAAATGGCCCCACCCACCACCTCGACCAACCGCCCAGGCGGAACAATTTGAAAATGGCCAAATTTTGGAAGCTCTTCGACGAGGACCGGTTACGGAAGGCTAACAGCACGGAACGAATAGGCGATAAGCTTCGGCAAAG ATGGGCTGCTGCAGCACCAACGCTCGACCAGGCGGATACGGTTGACCAATCTGCAAATGATTTGTACAGCGAGGCGGCCCAGCTGCTAGGTATAAAGTGTACGCTGACCGACAGCTGCCGATGCATAGACTGTCAG AGTCAGTACTTCGACTGCGATGACGATGCGGACGCATACTCGGAATATTCCGATAGGTCGTACGACATGGAGGACAATTTGTTCACGAATCGATCATATTATAATGATCTCTCGACGGTGTCAGGGGTGCCAGAAACAGATACCACCTTCGCTAGCACCGGTGGTACACCCGCAATCAGTGACCGTTCGAAACGGAACCAGCCCGCACACAACCGTCTCTGGGACGGACCGGACGACACCGTGCGGCAGGAGGATGTCAATGGTAATGAATGCCAGCATTATTTGCATAGCACCCACAATCCGTCTTCATTGAATTTATCATTGGATGAGGGACAGCTACCGGCAAACGACCGCTCTCAATTGCCAATTGATACGTCCGAAATCGAGCATACCGGACAGGAAAGCCTAGCGGTGCAGGAAGCGCCCGGTGAGGACTGCGCTACCGGCATAAAGGTTGCATGA
- the LOC5667334 gene encoding uncharacterized protein LOC5667334 isoform X2: MTTLCSPWNQGQRDEYPSRALANFLYSSNFSAKEMDDILVEECNNRNTVYVLNSSYRYGNMDMIELFGTPAGRALTVNNKTAAELRHGRRTTSGSNSTTGSSAADPHLCPSTIGGLLAGSLHSTNISSIRISENDDTSTAGQHRFIESSEFIRFASSKGSVSPPASIAFRNKCSSKSVDGSSKNGPTHHLDQPPRRNNLKMAKFWKLFDEDRLRKANSTERIGDKLRQSRWAAAAPTLDQADTVDQSANDLYSEAAQLLGIKCTLTDSCRCIDCQSQYFDCDDDADAYSEYSDRSYDMEDNLFTNRSYYNDLSTVSGVPETDTTFASTGGTPAISDRSKRNQPAHNRLWDGPDDTVRQEDVNGNECQHYLHSTHNPSSLNLSLDEGQLPANDRSQLPIDTSEIEHTGQESLAVQEAPGEDCATGIKVA; this comes from the exons ATGACTACGCTTTGCAGCCCTTGGAACCAAGGTCAGCGGGACGAGTATCCTTCAAGGGCGTTGGCGAACTTTCTGTACTCGTCGAACTTTAGCGCAAAAG AGATGGATGATATACTGGTTGAGGAATGCAATAATAGGAACACCGTCTATGTGCTGAATTCCAGCTACCGATATGGG AACATGGACATGATAGAGCTGTTCGGTACACCGGCGGGCCGAGCACTAACGGTGAATAATAAAACTGCAGCGGAATTGCGACACGGCCGCCGGACCACAAGCGGAAGCAACAGTACCACCGGCAGCAGTGCGGCAGATCCCCATCTGTGTCCGAGCACGATCGGCGGTCTGCTGGCCGGTAGCCTCCACTCGAccaacatcagcagcatcaggaTCAGCGAAAACGATGACACCAGCACTGCCGGCCAGCATCGCTTCATCGAATCGAGCGAATTCATTAGATTTGCATCCAGCAAGGGATCCGTCTCGCCACCCGCCTCCATCGCCTTTCGTAACAAATGTAGCAGTAAAAGCGTCGATGGCAGCAGTAAAAATGGCCCCACCCACCACCTCGACCAACCGCCCAGGCGGAACAATTTGAAAATGGCCAAATTTTGGAAGCTCTTCGACGAGGACCGGTTACGGAAGGCTAACAGCACGGAACGAATAGGCGATAAGCTTCGGCAAAG CAGATGGGCTGCTGCAGCACCAACGCTCGACCAGGCGGATACGGTTGACCAATCTGCAAATGATTTGTACAGCGAGGCGGCCCAGCTGCTAGGTATAAAGTGTACGCTGACCGACAGCTGCCGATGCATAGACTGTCAG AGTCAGTACTTCGACTGCGATGACGATGCGGACGCATACTCGGAATATTCCGATAGGTCGTACGACATGGAGGACAATTTGTTCACGAATCGATCATATTATAATGATCTCTCGACGGTGTCAGGGGTGCCAGAAACAGATACCACCTTCGCTAGCACCGGTGGTACACCCGCAATCAGTGACCGTTCGAAACGGAACCAGCCCGCACACAACCGTCTCTGGGACGGACCGGACGACACCGTGCGGCAGGAGGATGTCAATGGTAATGAATGCCAGCATTATTTGCATAGCACCCACAATCCGTCTTCATTGAATTTATCATTGGATGAGGGACAGCTACCGGCAAACGACCGCTCTCAATTGCCAATTGATACGTCCGAAATCGAGCATACCGGACAGGAAAGCCTAGCGGTGCAGGAAGCGCCCGGTGAGGACTGCGCTACCGGCATAAAGGTTGCATGA